The following proteins come from a genomic window of Aspergillus oryzae RIB40 DNA, chromosome 4:
- a CDS encoding acyl-CoA desaturase (fatty acid desaturase) codes for MALDAKSPTVATLNDGTTDYVPMRKKYTSNQPHITEQPITWGNWYKHVNWLNCFFILFIPFLGCLGAYWTPLHLYTGIFAVVYYFNAGLGITAGYHRCWAHRCYKATLPLRIYLAAAGAGAGQGSIRWWSRGHRSHHRYTDTEKDPYSVQKGFWYSHIGWMVLKQNPKRIGRTDVTDLDADPVVVWQHTNYIKSALFMCLVFPTLVCGLGWGDWLGGFVYAGILRVFFIQQATFCVNSLAHWIGEQPFDDRNSPRDHVITAFVTLGEGYHNFHHEFPSDYRNAIEWWQYDPTKWSIWIWKQLGLAYDLKQFRQNEIEKGRIQQLQKKLDQKRSTLDWGIPLDQLPVMDWDEFVAEAKNGRALVTIGGVIHDITSFIKEHPGGKAFISSAVGKDATAIFNGGVYNHSNAAHNLLSTMRVAVLRGGCEVEIWKRSLPEGKMPMLMDSTGRRIVRAGDQVTRMVQPVPMVSA; via the exons ATGGCGCTCGATGCAAAATCACCGACAGTTGCTACTTTAAACGATGGCACTACAGACTATGTCCCCATGAGGAAAAAGTACACCTCCAACCAGCCGCACATCACTGAGCAACCCATCACTTGGGGCAACTGGTACAAGCATGTCAACTGGTTGAACTGTTTCTTTATTCTCTTCATTCCCTTCCTAGGCTGCCTTGGAGCATACTGGACACCTCTCCATCTCTATACGGGCATCTTCGCCGTGGTATACTACTTCAACGCAGGTCTTGGCATCACGGCCG GATACCACCGCTGCTGGGCCCACAGATGCTACAAAGCAACTCTCCCATTGAGGATCTACCTAGCCGCCGCAGGAGCCGGTGCAGGACAAGGCTCGATCCGATGGTGGTCCCGCGGCCACCGTTCCCATCACCGATACACGGATACAGAGAAGGACCCATACTCCGTCCAAAAAGGATTCTGGTATTCGCATATTGGCTGGATGGTTCTGAAGCAGAACCCGAAACGAATCGGTCGCACGGACGTCACTGATCTTGACGCCGATCCCGTCGTCGTCTGGCAGCATACCAACTATATCAAGTCAGCTCTGTTCATGTGTCTCGTCTTTCCGACGTTGGTCTGCGGCCTAGGCTGGGGTGATTGGCTTGGTGGATTCGTGTACGCTGGAATCCTCCGCGTTTTCTTCATTCAACAAGCCACCTTTTGTGTGAATTCCCTTGCCCATTGGATCGGCGAACAACCCTTCGATGATCGCAATTCCCCAAGAGACCACGTCATAACCGCCTTCGTAACCCTCGGCGAGGGTTACCATAACTTCCACCACGAGTTTCCATCCGACTACCGCAACGCGATCGAATGGTGGCAATACGATCCAACAAAATGGTCCATCTGGATCTGGAAGCAGCTCGGTCTCGCCTACGATCTCAAGCAATTCCGCCAGAATGAGATCGAAAAAGGTCGCATCCAGCAATTGCAAAAGAAGCTCGATCAAAAGCGCTCTACTCTCGACTGGGGTATTCCCCTTGATCAACTCCCCGTAATGGACTGGGACGAGTTCGTGGCCGAAGCCAAGAACGGCAGGGCCCTTGTTACTATCGGGGGCGTTATTCATGATATTACGAGTTTTATCAAGGAGCATCCTGGTGGCAAGGCGTTTATTTCGTCGGCCGTTGGTAAAGACGCTACGGCTATCTTTAATGGTGGGGTCTATAACCATTCTAATGCGGCTCATAATTTGCTTTCGACTATGCGGGTTGCGGTTCTGCGGGGTGGGTGTGAGGTGGAGATTTGGAAGCGTTCTCTGCCGGAAGGGAAGATGCCGATGCTGATGGATTCGACTGGTCGG